Proteins encoded in a region of the Vicia villosa cultivar HV-30 ecotype Madison, WI linkage group LG5, Vvil1.0, whole genome shotgun sequence genome:
- the LOC131602213 gene encoding peter Pan-like protein → MRKKQNGFRRPVITKNKRNNKQPESQPSVDPITGKKIPKSFVFARGKLPVPLKQLQMDLRKLMLPYTALSLKEKKRNSLRDFLNVAGPMGVTHFLILSKTASAPYLRVATTPQGPTLTFKIQEYALAADIARSQLRPRCPKDLFKNSALIVLSGFVSGDLPLRLTTNMFQNIFPTIDVKTVKLASCQRIVLLNYNKDTKLIDFRHYSIRLQPIGVSRRIRKLVQSHQVPDLRNLQDVSDFVTKAGYGSESEADEEAATVTLSSNIGRVNRAATKSAVRLQEIGPRMTLQLVRIEKGLCSGEVLFSEFASGKPGDKGKTDNEIDNNDEDSEGGEDDDQDEDGEDLEDNDEELD, encoded by the exons ATG AGGAAGAAGCAAAATGGGTTTAGAAGGCCTGTTATCACCAAGAACAAGAGGAATAATAAGCAACCAGAGTCACAACCCAGTGTTGATCCCATTACGGGGAAGAAGATACCGAAAAGTTTTGTTTTTGCACGAGGGAAGTTGCCTGTTCCTCTTAAACAGCTTCAGATGGACCTTAGGAAGTTGATGCTTCCTTATACTGCACTCAGTCTCAAG GAAAAGAAAAGGAATAGTCTGAGAGACTTTTTAAACGTTGCTGGACCAATGGGTGTTACACATTTCCTCATATTGTCAAAAACTGCATCTGCACCTTACTTGAGGGTTGCAACTACCCCACAAGGACCTACTCTTACATTTAAGATACAAGAATACGCATTGGCTGCTGATATTGCTCGATCTCAATTGCGTCCTCGTTGCCCTAAAGATCTTTTTAAAAACTCTGCATTG ATTGTGCTTTCTGGATTTGTCAGTGGAGATTTACCTCTACGACTTACAACTAACATGTTCCAGAATATTTTTCCAACAATCGACGTTAAAACT GTTAAACTCGCATCTTGTCAAAGAATTGTGTTGCTTAATTACAACAAAGACACTAAGCTCATTGATTTTCGGCATTATTCGATTAGATTACAACCTATAGGTGTTTCACGGAGAATTAGAAAACTTGTTCAAAGCCATCAGGTTCCTGATCTAAGGAATCTTCAAGACGTGAGTGATTTTGTCACAAA GGCTGGCTATGGATCAGAAAGTGAAGCAGATGAAGAAGCAGCAACAGTGACTTTGTCTAGTAATATTGGTAGAGTTAACCGGGCTGCTACAAAAAGTGCTGTGAGACTTCAAGAGATTGGTCCAAGGATGACTCTTCAACTCGTTAGGATTGAGAAGGGATTGTGTTCGGGTGAAGTCCTCTTCAGTGAATTTG CGTCAGGAAAACCTGGTGACAAAGGAAAAACTGATAATGAGATCGACAATAATGACGAAGATTCAGAAGGCGGTGAAGATGATGATCAAGATGAAGATGGAGAAGATCTAGAGGATAATGATGAAGAGCTTGATTAG